The Aquitalea magnusonii region GCACCCCAGTCATATGTCTGACGTGACACCTGGCCCAGATCAAGTCCGGTATAAACTTCCAGCGACTGTCCACGTGAGCTGGGTGGCAACACTGTCCATGCCAGTTCGTTACGCAAAAAATAGCCATTGCTGCCAGACAGGCTGTAGGTATCAAAACCACGTACGGTATAGCGGCTACCTATGCTGAATTGCTCGGAGCCCAGCAACAAATCAGGGCTGTACTGTCCCTTGATACTGGTCGTCCAGCGCAGATTCTGTTCACCGATTTTCAGTGGTGCACTCAGATTAAGACGGACAGCATAAACACGAGCACGGGCGGAAGGCCCACCTTGGTCAGCCAAGGTATCTGCCATCGCATCCCAAAAATTGATCCCCTTCGTCGCCGATAACGCACCATCCAGGACCCATGCACCCAGGTAATGTCGATGTGTCAGCTCTAAGCCTATTTGGGTGAGGTTTCTACGCTGTGTGCTGATTTCTACGTTTTCAATGAAACTGCGCGACGCTTTACGCGTTAGTTGCAAGGCTAATTCCGTTTTACTGGCTTGGTTCCGCTGCAATAAGCGCGACAAGGAAAAAAATGAATTACGACTATGACCTGTAGAAATAAATGTCTGATTTACTCCTTGAACCAACTGGCGATAATCTGACTCACTGTAACTGATAAGACCAGTCCAGTTACCCCAAGGTAATACCCAGGACAAAGTATCAGCTCGTGAACGTGGGTCACTGATACGTTCTCCATCCTGAGTCCAATTGATCGAAAAGCTGTCGTTGATACCAATAACGTTATCGGTAGTTAGGCCTAGACTGCCTTGCTGTTTTCCCGTTGATTTCTGACCAGAATCATCCCACCCGTACGTCAAACTCCATGGCTTGCCTCGCTCACGCTTCACCAGAACATCCGAATATCCCTCTTGCCCTGCTGGCACAATTTCCATGCTGGCTTTTTGTGAACTCACACGAGAAAGCTGCTCTAGGCCTTGCTCAAGTGCCCGCACATTCAGAACATCACCCGAATCAATAGGAAATGCAGCGCGTAGGGACAGGTCACTCCCCCCATTTTGCAAACGAATCTGGCCCAAACGGCCTGGCACAATCACCAATTTCAGCACCCCTGATTTAAGGTTCTGCTCCGGCAGATAAGCACGGCTGGTGACATAGCCCCGCTCTACCATGGCATTGGTAAGGACCTGCACCAGTGTTTGTAACTGGCGTACATCGGGGCAATTTCCATGCATAGGTTTGACGATATCGTGCAGCCAGCCATCCCATGCGGTGGGCTCACCAGTGAAAGTTACTGATTTAATCTCAAAGCAGAGGCCAATTTCAGTTTGTGGCTGCATGCTGTCTTGCGGGGCTGGAAGAGCCGCTTCCGGTATTGGAGCGTTAAAAATATCCGGTCGAGTGAGCAACTCTTGTCGCTGTTGTTCCAGTTGTTGCTGGCGGTCACGCAGAATCTGGTCGGGTGAAGTGGCTGCATATCCGTATGCCGGCAACAGCACAGAAATAAGGGCAAGGCCTTGAATAATGGGGTAACGCAGCAGCATCTTAATATCTAATATTCATATTTTTTATAGGAATTAATGATATTTGCAAAACATAGGGGAGAGTCAAGGGGGCACGGTATGCGGAAAGCAAAACCAGTCATCAGCGCAAAGAAGAGTGTGAAGCAAGAAGAAGGTGATTCAGCTACACCGCAAGCGCTTGCACATGCGATGTCAATTACATTTAAAATTTCCGTAACCACATCAGCCCCCTGCCGAATAGAAAGTTTCCACTTGGCTTTCCATTTGCCAGCAATATGTCCTTGCAGTGACTGTGGAATTAAGCCCAAGCCGCTGATTTGGCAAGCTTTCTACCGCTGTGCCGCACTGGCATGAATCTTGATCTGTAACCCTCTCCGTTACAGCGCTTCGACACCATGCACACCGCACACATCACCATCATGGGGCTGGGCAACCTGCTCTGGGCTGACGAAGGTTTTGGCGTACGCGCCGCCGAGCAGCTGTTTGCCCGCTACCAGCTCCCTGCCAACGTCGACGTTGTGGACGGTGGCACCCAAGGCCTGTTGCTGCTGCCCTATGTGGAGGAAGCGGACCGGCTGATCCTGTTCGACGCCATCGACTTTGGCCTCACGCCCGGCACGCTGAAGGTGTACCACGACGATGCCGTGCCGGCCTATCTCACCGCCAAGAAAATGAGCCTGCACCAGACCGGGTTTTCCGAGGTGCTGGCGCTGGCCGACCTCAAGGGTAATCTGCCCGGCCAGATTGTGCTGATCGGCGTGCAGCCGGTACAACTGGAAGACTATGGCGGCAGCCTGACCGACGCGGTGCGCGCGCAGCTGGAACCGGCTATCGCGCTGGCCGTACAGCAGTTGCAGGACTGGGGCGTCAGCCTGTCACCCCGCCAGGACGACGACCGGCTGAACCACGCCAGCCTGGACATGCAGCGCTATGAAGACGAACGCCCGTCAGCCGAACTGGCCTGCCGCATTGGCGACGACCGCGTGCTGCAAGGAGAAGGCTGATGTGTCTGGGCATTCCCATGCAAGTGGAACGCTGTCACCAACTGGTGGCCGACTGTCAGCACGCCGGGCAATGGCAAACGGTAGACCTGTCGCTGGTGGGCGCAGTACAGCCCGGCGACTGGCTGCTGGTATTCATGGGGGCGGCACGCGAGGTGCTAAGCGCCGAACGTGCAGCCGACATCCTGGATGCACTGGCCGCACTGGATGCCGCCATGAACGGCCGTTTCGACCCGGCCATCCATCTGGCCGACCTCAATCAGCGCGAACCGCAATTGCCCCCGCATCTGCAGGCGCAATTGGACGCACAAAGGAAAACCTCCTGATGAGCAATCCGCAAGACAACCTGCTGCAAAGGCTGGCTGATACCGGCTACCAGGCCGTTGCTGCAGCCGGGCTGGACAGCCTGGCAAGCGCAACGCCAAACCTGATCGTGATGCTGAATGCCGACCCGGTGAAATATCCCGAGGTGCTGGACAATGTGGTGATCGTGCCGGAAGTGCTGCGCGAATTCCCCGCCGATACCTTCCGCGTGGCCTATGCCGACCTGCCGGCCAGCCAGGCCATTGCCAAACGCTTTGGCATCCTGAAATTCCCGGCCCTGCTGTTTCTGCGGCAGGGAGAATACGTGGGCATCATCGCCGGCCTGCAGGACTGGCCGGACATCGTACACAGCTTTGCCGACAAGCTCACCGCCCCCACCCGTCGCCCGCCTTCGGTCGGCATTCCGGTCACCAGTGCCAGCAGCGAGAAAGGTTGCGCATGAACATCAAACCCTTCCCCGTCGCCGTGGTGGGCCTTGGCCCCGGTTCGCAACCGGAAGACCCGGACCTGGCCTACATGCCGCTGCCGCGTGAAATCGACAGCTTCGACCAGCCCACCCTGCCCACCTCGGAAGAAGTGGAACACCTGCATGCCGCCAAACAGGTGATTGCCGACCTGATTGCCCAGTTGCAGGGCTATCAGGGTGATGCCGAGGTTTATCCGGTGCAGGACATCAGCCAGCTTGACGCCGCCAACCGTCAGTTGATCAACCAGCTACTGGGCGAAGGCGAGGTGTCCTGTCGGGTGAAACTGCTGGACGGACGCGAACTGGACATGCAGGAATCGGTATTCGCCGGCATCTGGCGCGTGCTGGAAAGCAGCGCCGACGGCCAGCTGCTGGCCGACCGCATTGAAGCCTGCCCGATTCCCGCCGCCGTATGGCAGGCCGCCCGCGCGTTTGGCAAGGCCGAGCTGGACATCCCCACCCTGCCCGAGCAACTGATGAATGCCGGGCCGGTACTGACCGAAATTGCCGCCGCCATGCAAAACCCCGGCAGCGAGGCCCATATCACCAACTTTTCCTTGCTGCCGATGAGTCCGGCCGACATGGACTGCCTGGATGCCATCCTGGGGCCGGGTAATAGCGGGGTGTTTTCCCGCGGCTATGGCAAATGCCGCATCATGGCCACCTCGCTGGCTAATGTCTGGCGCGTGCAGTACTTCAACGGCATGAACAGCATCTTGCTGGATACGCTGGAAATCACCCGCATTCCGGAAGTGGCACTGGCTTCGGCGGACGATCTGGCCGACTCGCTGGACCGCCTGCAGGAAGCCTGGCAGTGGTTGCAGGGGGAATACTGATGGACGGGCGCTTCGAAGGCTCCTATCTGGGGCGCGATGACAGCCTGGCGGATACTGCGCGCATGGAGTGCAAGATCTGCTGGTGGGTGTACGACCCGGCACAAGGCGACGATGTGTGGCAGATTCCGCCCGGCACGCCGTTTTCCGGGCTGCCGGAACACTGGCGCTGCCCGGTGTGCGATGGCGCACGTGACCAGTTCATGGTGCTGGACAGCCCGGCATGAACCCTGCCCAGACCCCCGGCCCCGGGCTGGAACAGCTATTCCGCCAGATTGCCGACACGCGCATGCAGGGCATTCCCATCCTCAATCCGGCGCTACAGGTGCAAGCCATCGGCTTCCGGCAGTGGGACGGCCCGCACGGCCAGCTATGGGTGGGCGTGCTGCTCACCCCCTGGTTCATGAACCTGTTGCTGCTGCCCGCCGCAGCCGACAGCCTGCCGCCGGTGCCACCGGGTGGCGAGGTGGTGGTGCAACTGCCGGGTGATGCCCTGCCCTTCATGGCTGGGCATGAAGCCGCACTGGGCGACTACCGGCTGTGCTCGCTGTTTTCACCGGTGCTGCAATTTGTCGACCAGGCCAGTGCCTGCAGCACGGCAGAAGAAGTGCTCAAGCTATTGTTTCCACCAGCACAGCCCGCCGCACCGGACCTGTCGCGCCGCCGCCTGTTTGGACTGGGCCGATGACAGCCGATCAGATCCGCATTCATCTGAGCCAGGACAAGGACGGGGCCACGGCTCCGCGCGTAAGCTGGCCACGTCGGGAAGCAGAGCGGCTGTTCATCGGCCAGCCCGCTGCGCAAGCCATTGCCATGACCCCGCTGCTGTTTTCCCTGTGCGCCCAGGCGCAAAGCCTGGCCGCCAGGCTGGTACTGCAGCAGGCCGCCGGTCAGCAGGCCACGGCAAGTGATGAACAGCGAGCCACGCTGACACTGGAAGCCACGCGCGAAACCCTGCGCAAGCTGCTACTGGACTGGTCGCAGGCTTTTGACGGCACAGCGGCGGCGGCAGAGTGGACCGCACAATGGCGCGCCGCACAGGACCTGCCCTCCCTGCGCAGCCTGGCCGAAGCCTTTGTCTACGGTGAGGACTGCCAGCACTGGCTGCAACGCGGCGAAGACGGCTGGCTGGCCTGGCTGATGCAAGGCGATACCGCACCGGCACGCTGGCTGCGCATGCTGGAGCAGCCGCTGCCCGGCTGTACGCTGCTGCCACCGTTTGGCGCTGGCATGCTGGCGGCGCATCTGGCCGACTGGCTGCGCCCAGGCGGGCCGGTATGGCAGGGACAGGCGCGCGAGGTAAGCGCACTGGCACGTGAAGCCGCCCATCTGCCCGGCCTGCTGGAAAAAAATTTACGCCCGCGCGCACGGCTGCTGGCGCGGCTGCTGCAACTGGCGCGCTGGCTGAGCGGCACACAGCAATTGCAAGCCAGTGCCGCCTGCCTGCCCGACGGCGCGCTGGCGCTGGTGGACACCGCACGCGGGCCGCTGCTGCATCTGGCGGCACTGGATGAAAATGGCCGCATCAGCCGTTACCGGGTGGTGCCGCCCACGCTGTGGCATGCACACCCGGAAGGGGTATTGCGGGTAAGCCTGGGTTTTCTGGCGGCAGCGTCTGACGCAGAATGGCAGCGCCAGATCAGCCTGATCGACCCCTGTGTGGCATACAGCGTGAGCAAGGAAACCGAATATGCATGAAATGTCACTGGCTGAAGGCATCATCCAGTTGCTGGAAGACCAGGCCAAGGCCCAGGACTTCCGGCGGGTAAAACAGGTATGGCTGAGCATAGGCGAGCTGGCCGGGGTGGAAGTGGAAGCCCTGGATTTTTGCCTGGAAGTAGTCAGCCGCGACACGCTGGCCGATGGCGCGCGCTTTCACTTTGTGCGCCAGCCCGGTGAAGGCTGGTGCCTGGCCTGCAGCCAGCGCGTGGCCGTCCATGCTCGCTTTGATGCCTGCCCACTGTGCGGCAAGCATCAGGTGCAAGTAACCGGTGGCGATGAAATGCGCGTCAGCGAACTGGAAGTGGAATAAGCCCCGCCCCATGAATACCGGCAAGTGGCCACCGGCCGCTGCCATCAGAATGAAAAACAAGGAGAGGCAGCAATGTGTACCGTTTGCGGCTGCAGCAAAGGCAATGTGAAGATTGAAGGCCGGACTCCCGGCGGCGTGAAGTTTCCCTATCGCCCGCACCATGCGCACTCTCATGATCATGGCCATTCCCACGACCACGACCACGACCAGCATCATCATGTTCACGCCCACCTGGCACCGGCCAGCCCGGCAGACCAAGCGGCAGAGCATCAGCCCACGCTCAGCCAGCAGGCGGGCGGTGCGGCGCTGCATTATGGCCAGGGCGCGGCCCATGCCCATGCGCCGGGGCTGAGCCAGGCGCGCATGGTGAAGATTGAGCAGGACATCCTGTCCAAGAACGATGGCTATGCCGCGCAAAACCGCCAGTGGCTGCGCGACCGTGGCATTTTTGCGCTCAATCTGGTGTCCAGTCCCGGCTCGGGCAAAACCACCCTGCTGGCCGAAACCATCCGCCAACTGGGCAGCGACACCCTGGTGTACGTGGTGGAAGGCGACCAGCAAACCAGCAACGATGCCGAGCGCATCCGCGCGGCCGGCGCGCCCGCCATCCAGATCAACACCGGCAAGGGCTGCCATCTGGACGCCCACATGGTGGGCCAGGCGCTGGAACAGCTGAACCCGGCCGATGACAGCCTGTTGCTGATCGAAAACGTGGGCAATCTGGTATGCCCGGCGGCTTTCGATCTGGGCGAGGCGCACAAGGTGGCCATCCTGTCCGTCACCGAAGGCGAGGACAAACCGCTGAAGTACCCGGACATGTTTGCTGCCGCCGACATCATGCTGCTGACCAAGATCGACCTGCTGCGCCATCTGGATTTCGACGTGGACGTGTGCATTGCCAACGCGCGGCGCATCAACCCGAAAATCAAGGTTTTGCAGCTATCCAGCAAGAGCGGCGACGGCATGGACCTGTGGATTGACTGGCTGTTGCTGGCCATGAACGATGCCCAGTTGGTGAAACAGCGCGAAGTGGCCCGCCTGCGTCAGCAGATAGCCGCGCTGGAGCAGCAGTTGCAGGAGCGCCGCTGAATCATGCCGACACAACGCTTGCGACTGGCCATCCGCGGCCGGGTACAGGGAGTGGGCTTTCGCCCCTTCATCTGGCGCACCGCCCAGGCGGCTGGCCTGTCCGGCTTTGTACACAACACCGGCGAAGGCGTCACCATCGAACTGCAGGGCAGCAGCAGCCAGCTGGATGCCTTCCAACTGCATTTGCAACAGGATTTGCCGCCGCTGGCCCAGATCGACAGCATGCAGCAAAGCCTGCTGGACCCGCTGCCGGATGAAGACGGCTTTGAAATCCGCAGCAGCAGCGGCAGCACCACCCAGGCGCGCCTGCCCGCCGACAGTGCCACCTGTCCGGCCTGTCTGGACGAGCTGTTTGACCCGGCCAATCGCCGCTATCGCTACCCCTTCATCAACTGTACCGATTGCGGCCCGCGCTACACCGTCACCCATCGCCTGCCCTACGACCGCGCCAACACCAGCATGCTGCCCTTTTTGCTGTGCCCGACCTGTCGCAGCGAATACCAAGGCCCGCACAGCCGCCGCTTTCATGCCGAACCCACCGCCTGTCCGGACTGCGGCCCGCAGCTGCAACTGACCGACCGCTTTGGTGTGCCGCTCAACGGCGACCCGCTGCACGGTGCCTGGCAAATCCTGCAGATGGGCCGCAGCATTGCCATGAAAGGGCTGGGTGGCTTTCATCTGGTATGCGACGCCACCAATCCGGAAGCTGTGGCGCGGCTGCGACAGCTCAAGCATCGCCCCGGCAAGCCGCTGGCAGTGATGGCGCTCAATGTGGAATCGGTGCGCGCCTTTTGTGAAGTCAGCCCGCAGGAAGCCGCCTGGCTGCAACGCCCGGAACGGCCCATCGTGCTGCTGCAGAAAAAACCGGAAGCCGACCAACGGATGCCGGACATCGCCCCCGGCATTGCCGCCATCGGCGTGATGCTGCCCTACACCCCGCTGCAATGGCTGTTGTTCCACGAAGCGCTGGGCCGCCCGCAAGGCCAGCAATGGCGCGAGCACGCCTGTGAGCAAAGCTGGGTGATGACCAGTGCCAACCTGTCCGGCGAACCGATTGTCACCAGCAATCAGGAAGCGCGTGAACGGCTGAACAAGGTGGCCGACGTGTTCCTGCTGCACAACCGCAATATCGTCACCCGCTGCGACGACAGCGTGCTGGCGCTGCAAGACGCGCAGCCCTTGTTCTACCGCCGGGCGCGCGGCTTTGTGCCGGACCCGCTGCCCCTGGCCGAGGGCGGGCCGGACGTGCTGGCGCTGGGGGCTTATCTCAAGACCACCGCCACCGTGCTGCGCGGCAACGAAGCCTTTGTCTCGCAACATGTGGGCGATCTGGACCACCCGCTCAGTTGCGAGGCGCTGGAACACACCGCCCAGCACCTGCTGGACCTGACCGGCGTCAACCCGCAGGCCATTGCCTGTGATTTGCAGCCGGACAGTTTTTCCAGCCAGTTGGCTCAGCAATGGTCACGCCAATTGGGCATTCCCTTGCTGCCGGTGCAGCACCACCATGCCCACCTGGCTGCCGTCATCGCCGAGCATGGCCTGCAAGGCCCGACGCTGGGTCTGGCGCTGGACGGCTATGGCCTGGGCAAGAATGGCGGTGCCTGGGGCGGTGAGCTGATGATGCTGGAAGGGGCCAGTTGCGAACGCATGGGCCATATCACCCCCTTGCCGCTGCCCGGTGGTGACAAGGCCGCCCGTGAGCCCTGGCGCATGGCGGTGGGCTTGTGGCACCGGCTGGCCGGCGCGCTGCCCTTGCCGCCGCAGCTGAGCGACCGCCCCGGCCTGCCCATATTGCTGCGCCAGTTGGAAACCGGGCTCAACTGCCCGGACACCACCAGCATGGGGCGCTGGTTTGATGCCATCGCCGGTCTGGCCGGCATCTGCCCGGAACAAAGCTTCGAGAGCGAGGCCGCGCAAAAACTGGAAGCGCTGGCCACGCCCTGCGCACCGCTGGCCGGAGGCTGGCAGGTATCGTCCACCAATCTGCTGGACCTCAGCCCGCTGGCGCGCCAGTTGCTGCAACTGCACGACCCGCTGGCCATTGCCAGCCTGTGGCACGCCACGCTGGCGCATGCGCTAGCCGACTGGGCCGCACGTGCCTCCAGCACCACCGGCATCCAGCAACTGGTGCTGGCCGGTGGCTGCTGCGCCAATCGCCAATTGCTGCAAGGCCTGCTGCCGCTGCTGCGTGACGCCGGCCTGCAGGTCTATACCGCCCATGCCCTGCCGCCCAACGACGGCGGCCTGAGCCTGGGTCAGGCCTGGGTGGCACGGCAACGCCTGCTGCAAGGCACGGCGCAGAGCGCTTTATCCTGAGCCACGCCGCCGCGCAAACACAATAACAAGGAGAAGGAATCATGTGCCTGGCCATGCCGGTAAGAATCAGCCAGCTACTGCCCGACGAGATGGCGGTAGTGGACGTGGACGGTGTCAGCCGTGAAGTATCGGTCGCCCTGATCGACAGCCCGCAGGAAGGCGATTACGTCATCCTGCACGTCGGCTATGCCATCGGCAAACTCGATGCCGAAGAAGCCGCCCGCACCCTGGCCCTGATGGATCAATTGGCAGCGGGGGAGCAGGCATGAAGTATGTAGACGAATTCCGCCGTGGCGACATTGCCCGTGGCATGGCTGCGCAAATCAGCCGTCTGGTGGACCCGGCCCGTGAATACCGGCTGATGGAGTTCTGTGGCGGCCACACCCACGCCATTGCCCGCTACGGCCTCACCGGCTTGCTGCCGGACAATATCCGGCTGATCCACGGCCCCGGCTGTCCGGTGTGTGTGCTGCCCATCGGCCGGGTGGATTCCGCCATCGAGCTGGCGCTGCGTCCGGATGTCATCCTGTGCAGTTATGGCGACACCCTGCGCGTGCCGGCATCCAACAAGATGAGCTTGTACCAGGCGCGTGCCAAGGGCGCGGACGTGCGCATGGTGTACTCCACCAATGACGCCTTGCAGATTGCCCGCGACAACCCGCACAAGCAGGTGGTGTTCTTTGCCATCGGCTTTGAAACCACCACCCCGCCCACCGGACTGGCGCTATTGCAGGCGCGGCAGGAACAACTGGCCAATTTCAGTGTGTTCTGCAACCACGTGCTCACCCCGCCCGCCATGCGCCATCTGCTGGCCGCAGGCGATGCGGTGCAGCTGGACGGCTTTATCGGCCCCTCCCACGTCAGCACCGTGATTGGCAGCGCACCCTATGCTGCGGTGGCCGAGGAGTTTGCCAAGCCGGTGGTGATTGCCGGTTTCGAACCGCTGGACGTGCTGCAGGCGGTGGCCATGCTGGTGGAGCAGATCAAGCAGGGCCGCACCGAGGTGGAAACCCAGTTCAGCCGCGCCGTCACCCACGAAGGCAATCAGAAAGCCCGCCAGCGGGTGGCGCAAACCATGGTGCTGCGCGACAGCTTTGAATGGCGCGGCCTGGGCCAGGTGCCGCACTCCGCGCTGGCCATTCACCCGGACTTTGCCGAATTTGACGCCGAGCTGCGCTTTGCCCTGCCGTATCGCCATGTGCCGGACCACAAGGCCTGTGAGTGCGGTGCCATCCTGCGCGGCCAGAAGCAACCGCAGGACTGCAAGGTATTCGGCATTGTCTGCACGCCGGACAACCCGCTGGGCTCCTGCATGGTGTCCAGTGAAGGGGCCTGTGCCGCCCATTACCACTATGGCCGTTTCGTACAGGGAGCCACGGCATGAGCAAGCCCTACACCCGTCCGCTCGACCTCAAGCACGGCCTGGTCAACCTCACCCACGGCAGCGGTGGCCGCGCCATGGCCCAGTTGGTGAGCGAGCTGTTTGCCGCCGAGTTTGCCAACGACTGGCTGGCGCAGGGTAATGACCAGGCTATCCTGCCGCCACCGGGCGGACGCATTGCCATTGCCACCGACAGCCATGTCATTTCGCCCTTGTTCTTTCCCGGTGGCGATATCGGCAGCCTGGCGGTGCATGGCACGGTCAACGACCTGGCCATGGGCGGTGCCACACCCTTGTACCTGTCCGCCGGTTTCATTCTGGAAGAAGGCTTGCCGCTGGCTGATCTGGCGCGCATCGTGCGCTCCATGGCTGCCGCTGCGCGCGCGGCCGGCGTGGCCATTGTCACCGGCGACACCAAGGTGGTGGAACGCGGCAAGGGCGATGGCGTGTTCATTTCCACCACCGGCGTGGGCGTGGTGGCCGACGGAGTAAACCTGTCCGGCGATCAGGCCCGTCCCGGCGATGTGATCCTGCTGTCCGGCACGCTGGGCGATCATGGCATGGCGGTGATGTCGCAACGTGAAGGGCTGGGCTTTGCCAGCCCCATCCTGTCCGACAGCGCAGCCCTGCACACCCTGGCTGCCGCGCTGATGGCCGCCAGCCCCGGCCTGCTCCTGATGCGCGACCCCACCCGTGGCGGCCTGGCCACCACGCTCAACGAAATCGCCCAGCAGTCCGGTGTGGGCATGCGGCTGCAGGAAAGCGCCATTCCGGTACAGGCCAGCGTGCGCGCCGCCTGCGAATTTCTGGGATTGGACCCGCTCTACATTGCCAATGAAGGTAAACTGGTGGCCATCTGCCCGGCAGCAGAGGCGGCGGCGGCACTAGCCGCCCTGCAAGCCCACCCGCTGGGACAGCAGGCGGCCATCATCGGCGAAGTGGTGCATGACGCCCACCAGTTTGTGCGGGTACAAACCGATTTTGGCGGCGAACGCTTGCTGGACTGGCTGAGCGGCGAAATGCTGCCGCGCATTTGCTAAGCCCGTTTCCGCTAGCGCAAACAACAATAATTCGCCGGGCCTGCCGGCCCGCACCGTACCGAACACACCGCATCGAACACATTTTGGGGAATAACAACAATGCGCGCCAAACCCGCCATCTTGCTGGTGGATGATGAAATCCGTTCACTGGAAGCCCTGGAACGCACGCTGGAAGACGACTTCACCCTGTTTACCGCCAGCGGCGCTGCCGAAGCGCTGGCCATTCTGGATTCGGAGTTCATCCAGGTGGTGGTGAGCGACCAGCGCATGCCGGACATGAGCGGCGTGGAATTTCTCAAACAGGTGCGCGAACGCTGTCCGCAAGTCATCCGCATCATCCTGTCCGGTTACACCGACAACGCCGACATCATTGCCGCGGTCAACGAAGCGGGTATCTATCAATACCTGCTCAAGCCGTGGCGGCCGGAATCGCTGCTGCTCACCGTGCAGGGCGCGGTGGAACTGTTCCGCCTGCAGCAGGAAAACGAGCTGCTGAATGTGGAGCTGAAATCGTCCGAACCCTGGCTCAAGGTGCGGGTGGACAGCAAGCGCGAGCAGATGCGCGAACGCTCGGCCATGGACAATATCGTGCGTGCGCCGGATAGCAGCATGAGCAAGATCTGCGCGCTGCTGTCGCGGGTGGCGCCGTTTGACATCTCCGTGCTGATTGAAGGCGAATCCGGCGTGGGCAAGGAATTGCTGGCGCGCGCACTGCACTATGCCAGCCACCGCCGTGACCGCCCCTTCGTGGTGGAAAACTGCGCCGCCATGCCGGAACAACTACTGGAAAGCGAGCTGTTCGGCCACAAACGCGGAGCGTTTACCGGGGCCTACCAGGACCGCATCGGCCTGTTCCAGCAAGCCGATGGCGGCACCATTTTCCTGGATGAAATCGGCGAAACCTCACCCGCCTTCCAGGCCAAGCTGCTGCGCGTGCTGCAAGAAGGCGAAATCCGCCCGGTGGGCAGCCCGCGCCCGCTCAAGGTGAATGTGCGCGTGGTATCGGCCACCAACAAGCAACTGCCCGAGCTGGTACGCGCTGGTCAGTTTCGCGAAGACCTCTACTACCGGCTGTCCGCCTTTACCGTCAGCGTACCGCCACTGCGCGACCGGCCGCAGGACATTCCGCTGATTGCCCACAGCCTGCTGGAAGAAGCCTGCCAGCACTATCAGCGTCCGGCCGCCCATTTTGGCGAAGACACCCTGCAAGCCATGCAGGACTACCGCTGGCCGGGCAATGTGCGCCAGCTGCGCAACGAGATCAACCGCATGCTGGTATTGAGTGACGAAGACCGGCTGGGTGCCGAGCTGCTGTCGGCCGAAGTGCTGCAAGCCGCCGCCGAAGAGCAAGTTGCCGAGCTGGCCTTTCTTTCCGGCCTGCCGGGCGATCTGAAAACCCGCATGGAAGAACTGGAAAAGCAGATCC contains the following coding sequences:
- the hybE gene encoding [NiFe]-hydrogenase assembly chaperone HybE; translation: MNPAQTPGPGLEQLFRQIADTRMQGIPILNPALQVQAIGFRQWDGPHGQLWVGVLLTPWFMNLLLLPAAADSLPPVPPGGEVVVQLPGDALPFMAGHEAALGDYRLCSLFSPVLQFVDQASACSTAEEVLKLLFPPAQPAAPDLSRRRLFGLGR
- a CDS encoding ShlB/FhaC/HecB family hemolysin secretion/activation protein; this translates as MLLRYPIIQGLALISVLLPAYGYAATSPDQILRDRQQQLEQQRQELLTRPDIFNAPIPEAALPAPQDSMQPQTEIGLCFEIKSVTFTGEPTAWDGWLHDIVKPMHGNCPDVRQLQTLVQVLTNAMVERGYVTSRAYLPEQNLKSGVLKLVIVPGRLGQIRLQNGGSDLSLRAAFPIDSGDVLNVRALEQGLEQLSRVSSQKASMEIVPAGQEGYSDVLVKRERGKPWSLTYGWDDSGQKSTGKQQGSLGLTTDNVIGINDSFSINWTQDGERISDPRSRADTLSWVLPWGNWTGLISYSESDYRQLVQGVNQTFISTGHSRNSFFSLSRLLQRNQASKTELALQLTRKASRSFIENVEISTQRRNLTQIGLELTHRHYLGAWVLDGALSATKGINFWDAMADTLADQGGPSARARVYAVRLNLSAPLKIGEQNLRWTTSIKGQYSPDLLLGSEQFSIGSRYTVRGFDTYSLSGSNGYFLRNELAWTVLPPSSRGQSLEVYTGLDLGQVSRQTYDWGASTLSGWGIGLRASLYPGLNLELAHERALYQPEGWNRPAITHFRVAMQY
- the hypB gene encoding hydrogenase nickel incorporation protein HypB; translated protein: MCTVCGCSKGNVKIEGRTPGGVKFPYRPHHAHSHDHGHSHDHDHDQHHHVHAHLAPASPADQAAEHQPTLSQQAGGAALHYGQGAAHAHAPGLSQARMVKIEQDILSKNDGYAAQNRQWLRDRGIFALNLVSSPGSGKTTLLAETIRQLGSDTLVYVVEGDQQTSNDAERIRAAGAPAIQINTGKGCHLDAHMVGQALEQLNPADDSLLLIENVGNLVCPAAFDLGEAHKVAILSVTEGEDKPLKYPDMFAAADIMLLTKIDLLRHLDFDVDVCIANARRINPKIKVLQLSSKSGDGMDLWIDWLLLAMNDAQLVKQREVARLRQQIAALEQQLQERR
- the hypA gene encoding hydrogenase maturation nickel metallochaperone HypA, which gives rise to MHEMSLAEGIIQLLEDQAKAQDFRRVKQVWLSIGELAGVEVEALDFCLEVVSRDTLADGARFHFVRQPGEGWCLACSQRVAVHARFDACPLCGKHQVQVTGGDEMRVSELEVE
- the hybD gene encoding HyaD/HybD family hydrogenase maturation endopeptidase, yielding MHTAHITIMGLGNLLWADEGFGVRAAEQLFARYQLPANVDVVDGGTQGLLLLPYVEEADRLILFDAIDFGLTPGTLKVYHDDAVPAYLTAKKMSLHQTGFSEVLALADLKGNLPGQIVLIGVQPVQLEDYGGSLTDAVRAQLEPAIALAVQQLQDWGVSLSPRQDDDRLNHASLDMQRYEDERPSAELACRIGDDRVLQGEG
- a CDS encoding hydrogenase codes for the protein MSNPQDNLLQRLADTGYQAVAAAGLDSLASATPNLIVMLNADPVKYPEVLDNVVIVPEVLREFPADTFRVAYADLPASQAIAKRFGILKFPALLFLRQGEYVGIIAGLQDWPDIVHSFADKLTAPTRRPPSVGIPVTSASSEKGCA
- a CDS encoding hydrogenase expression/formation protein — its product is MNIKPFPVAVVGLGPGSQPEDPDLAYMPLPREIDSFDQPTLPTSEEVEHLHAAKQVIADLIAQLQGYQGDAEVYPVQDISQLDAANRQLINQLLGEGEVSCRVKLLDGRELDMQESVFAGIWRVLESSADGQLLADRIEACPIPAAVWQAARAFGKAELDIPTLPEQLMNAGPVLTEIAAAMQNPGSEAHITNFSLLPMSPADMDCLDAILGPGNSGVFSRGYGKCRIMATSLANVWRVQYFNGMNSILLDTLEITRIPEVALASADDLADSLDRLQEAWQWLQGEY
- a CDS encoding rubredoxin, which codes for MDGRFEGSYLGRDDSLADTARMECKICWWVYDPAQGDDVWQIPPGTPFSGLPEHWRCPVCDGARDQFMVLDSPA
- a CDS encoding HypC/HybG/HupF family hydrogenase formation chaperone produces the protein MCLGIPMQVERCHQLVADCQHAGQWQTVDLSLVGAVQPGDWLLVFMGAAREVLSAERAADILDALAALDAAMNGRFDPAIHLADLNQREPQLPPHLQAQLDAQRKTS